A single genomic interval of Lacrimispora sphenoides JCM 1415 harbors:
- a CDS encoding dihydroorotate dehydrogenase, translated as MNTKVNLAGVELKNPVMTASGTFGSGEEYSEMIDLNHLGAVVTKGVANVPWPGNPTPRIAETYGGMINAIGLQNPGMEVFIKRDIPFLKKYDTKIIVNVCGKTTEDYIEVVERLADEPVDMLEINISCPNVKEGGIAFGQDPKAVEAITREVKKYAKQPVIMKLSPNVTDIGVMAKAAEAGGADVLSLINTLTGMKIDINRRTFAVANKTGGLSGPAIKPIAVRMVYQVANAVKLPIIGMGGIMNAEDAIEFILAGATAVSVGTANFRNPYAAEEVVRGIEDYMKKYDVEDIRDLIGAVR; from the coding sequence ATGAATACGAAAGTGAATCTGGCCGGAGTGGAGCTTAAGAATCCGGTTATGACTGCTTCCGGCACCTTTGGTTCCGGTGAGGAATACAGCGAGATGATCGATTTAAATCATTTGGGAGCCGTGGTTACAAAAGGCGTGGCCAATGTGCCATGGCCAGGTAACCCCACGCCCAGAATCGCGGAAACCTACGGAGGCATGATCAATGCCATTGGCCTTCAGAATCCGGGAATGGAAGTTTTTATTAAGAGAGATATTCCATTTTTAAAGAAGTACGATACGAAAATCATTGTCAATGTATGCGGAAAGACCACAGAGGATTATATCGAAGTTGTGGAGCGGTTGGCGGATGAGCCGGTGGATATGCTGGAAATCAACATTTCCTGCCCTAATGTGAAAGAGGGAGGAATCGCTTTTGGACAGGATCCCAAAGCGGTAGAGGCTATAACAAGGGAAGTTAAAAAATATGCAAAGCAGCCGGTTATCATGAAGCTGAGCCCCAACGTAACGGACATAGGGGTAATGGCAAAGGCAGCAGAGGCCGGAGGAGCAGATGTACTGTCCCTTATTAACACCTTAACCGGAATGAAGATTGACATAAACCGCCGTACCTTTGCAGTCGCCAATAAAACAGGAGGCTTATCCGGTCCGGCTATTAAGCCCATTGCAGTACGCATGGTATATCAGGTGGCCAATGCGGTGAAACTTCCCATTATCGGTATGGGCGGGATCATGAATGCGGAGGATGCCATAGAATTCATTCTTGCAGGAGCTACGGCTGTTTCCGTTGGAACGGCCAATTTCCGGAATCCTTATGCAGCGGAAGAAGTAGTCAGAGGCATAGAGGATTACATGAAGAAATATGACGTAGAAGATATCAGGGATTTGATAGGAGCTGTACGGTAA
- the pyrE gene encoding orotate phosphoribosyltransferase translates to MEQYKQEFIEFMVDSNVLKFGDFTLKSGRKSPFFMNAGSYVTGAQLKKLGEYYAKAIHDNFGDDFDVLFGPAYKGIPLSVTTAIAFHELYGKEIKYCSNRKEEKDHGGDAGILLGSPIKDGDRVVIIEDVTTSGKSIEETFPIIKAQGNVEILGLMVSLNRMEKGKGDKGALDEIHEKYGFKAAAIVSMAEVIEYLHNREYNGKVIINDGIKEAIDAYYEVYGIK, encoded by the coding sequence ATGGAACAGTATAAGCAGGAATTTATTGAATTCATGGTAGACAGCAATGTCCTTAAATTTGGCGACTTCACATTGAAAAGCGGAAGAAAATCTCCGTTTTTTATGAATGCAGGTTCCTATGTGACAGGTGCACAGCTTAAAAAGCTGGGTGAATACTATGCAAAGGCTATCCACGATAATTTTGGTGATGATTTTGATGTTCTGTTCGGGCCGGCTTATAAGGGAATCCCCTTAAGCGTTACCACTGCCATCGCTTTTCACGAGCTGTATGGAAAGGAAATTAAGTACTGCTCAAACAGAAAAGAAGAGAAGGACCATGGCGGTGATGCCGGAATCCTCCTCGGAAGCCCCATAAAGGATGGAGACCGGGTAGTGATCATTGAGGATGTGACTACTTCCGGAAAATCCATTGAAGAGACCTTCCCCATTATCAAGGCTCAGGGAAATGTGGAGATTTTAGGCCTTATGGTTTCCTTAAACCGCATGGAAAAGGGAAAAGGGGACAAGGGAGCTTTGGATGAGATCCATGAAAAGTATGGATTTAAAGCCGCCGCCATCGTTTCCATGGCAGAAGTTATTGAATATCTGCATAACAGGGAGTATAATGGAAAAGTTATTATTAATGATGGTATAAAAGAGGCCATTGACGCTTATTACGAAGTCTATGGTATAAAATAA
- a CDS encoding VanZ family protein, translating to MIRNATKRQKMGWVIFIFYLIFLAYFLFFSDYFGRGSHAQQEYAYNLTPFKEIRRFIIYRHVVGMKSFLLNIVGNIVGFMPCGFFLPIISRRSRCWFNTTLLSFLFSLCIETIQLVFKVGCFDVDDMILNTLGGILGYILYKIVQYTRVRLRRKKRAKAEKSVLY from the coding sequence ATGATTAGAAATGCGACAAAACGGCAGAAGATGGGTTGGGTAATCTTTATATTTTACCTGATCTTTTTGGCATACTTTTTATTTTTTTCCGATTATTTCGGCAGGGGGAGTCATGCTCAGCAGGAATATGCATACAACTTAACCCCGTTTAAAGAAATACGGCGCTTTATTATTTACCGCCATGTGGTCGGAATGAAGTCCTTTCTGCTGAACATTGTGGGAAACATCGTGGGCTTTATGCCCTGTGGTTTCTTTCTTCCGATCATCAGCCGCAGAAGCCGCTGCTGGTTTAATACGACGTTGTTGAGCTTTCTGTTCAGCTTATGCATTGAAACCATCCAGCTTGTATTTAAGGTGGGATGCTTTGATGTAGACGACATGATACTGAATACGCTGGGGGGTATCCTTGGATACATCCTTTACAAAATCGTACAGTATACAAGAGTAAGATTAAGGAGGAAAAAGCGTGCAAAAGCAGAAAAAAGTGTCCTATATTAG
- a CDS encoding calcium:proton exchanger: MQKQKKVSYIRKSFAKRSFLCLGLAVGALVLGIIGIISSVMAEGQAQLNVAAVCFCSLLISFFSMVYGVFSFFEREKKYILSKVGMGISLILIILWTVLIIIGIKG; this comes from the coding sequence GTGCAAAAGCAGAAAAAAGTGTCCTATATTAGGAAGTCCTTTGCAAAGAGAAGCTTTCTATGCCTGGGACTTGCGGTTGGGGCACTTGTACTTGGAATTATTGGAATCATCAGTTCTGTAATGGCGGAAGGACAGGCACAGCTTAATGTGGCGGCTGTTTGCTTCTGCAGCTTATTGATTTCATTTTTTTCAATGGTTTATGGTGTTTTTTCTTTCTTTGAAAGGGAAAAAAAATACATACTGTCTAAAGTAGGAATGGGGATCAGTCTGATCCTTATCATTCTTTGGACAGTTCTTATTATTATAGGAATAAAGGGGTAA
- a CDS encoding aminopeptidase: protein MDYQMMFQQENENIKERFELSMERIGQMASEQTVPEPYRDYFIRTASFIAMMGEYLRFIESGNQKAAPLEILREWNQKLYQDILPGHYEESYANPAYAVSKLGEGYGQLLSYLYKEIRGDIVFVHEWRLTDLTILNETLIEIYNIFEEEIPEVSRIKEVIYWFVSDYTDHTVTFRVREGLDPTLSFATDIIRDNDLNDLRYLYYFGEYISDSELKTAEFLNSLPEETVRLMADTYTEGYRKGFEVMGRDLKKKGAVQIRYELGFERMVKYAMENFEKLGLQVILCRAAVWTVNTNAGRKNGYYSTSPNRQYVYDHRYDDALYLNKAFKDRKAAVLKVAYETYKEQAAAFAGPAVMETFGKEGFEPVNKPEANRLDARQEKLSAEMSNETSRILNQYVPGDETSFTIIAFPVPEIGEDFEKIFEETIAINTLDYEKYKAIQQAVIDVLDEADYVEVTGKGNNKTHLKVALHPLNDRDKETKFENCVADVNIPLGEVFTSPRLTGTEGTLAVSTVYITDFQFKDLVMTFENGMIKDYSCSNFEDQEEGKALVKQVILKNQDTLPMGEFAIGTNTTAYAMARKFGILDKLPILIVEKMGPHFAVGDTCYSWAEDSPVYNPNGKEIIARDNEVSILRKEDVSKAYFSCHTDITIPYAELDRIEAVTASGKRILIIDDGRFVLKGTEELNIPLAGL, encoded by the coding sequence ATGGATTATCAAATGATGTTTCAACAGGAAAATGAGAATATTAAGGAGCGCTTTGAACTGTCTATGGAGCGGATCGGTCAGATGGCATCGGAACAGACTGTGCCGGAGCCGTATCGTGATTATTTTATCAGGACAGCATCCTTTATCGCCATGATGGGGGAATATCTCCGGTTCATTGAGTCCGGAAACCAGAAAGCAGCTCCGTTGGAGATTTTAAGAGAATGGAACCAGAAGCTTTACCAGGATATTTTACCAGGCCATTATGAGGAAAGCTATGCAAATCCGGCGTATGCAGTATCAAAGCTGGGAGAGGGCTATGGCCAGCTTCTTTCGTATCTGTATAAAGAGATCCGGGGAGACATTGTATTTGTCCACGAGTGGAGGCTTACGGATCTAACCATATTAAATGAAACGCTTATTGAAATTTACAACATATTTGAGGAGGAAATCCCTGAGGTTTCCCGGATAAAAGAAGTGATCTACTGGTTTGTCAGCGATTATACGGATCATACGGTTACTTTCCGGGTCAGAGAAGGGCTTGACCCGACGCTTTCCTTTGCAACGGATATCATCCGGGATAATGATTTAAATGATCTTCGGTATTTGTATTACTTTGGCGAGTATATTTCCGACTCAGAATTAAAAACTGCAGAGTTCTTAAATTCCCTGCCAGAGGAAACGGTACGCCTTATGGCGGATACCTACACAGAAGGGTACCGCAAAGGCTTTGAGGTAATGGGAAGGGATTTAAAGAAAAAAGGAGCGGTGCAGATTCGCTATGAACTGGGCTTTGAACGTATGGTGAAGTATGCCATGGAGAATTTTGAAAAGCTTGGCCTTCAAGTGATCCTTTGCCGTGCGGCTGTCTGGACAGTCAATACCAATGCCGGCCGGAAGAACGGTTACTACAGCACATCCCCCAACAGGCAGTATGTTTACGATCATAGGTACGACGATGCTCTATATCTGAATAAAGCGTTTAAAGACCGGAAAGCGGCTGTTTTGAAGGTGGCTTATGAAACCTACAAAGAACAGGCAGCAGCATTTGCCGGCCCAGCGGTAATGGAAACCTTTGGAAAAGAAGGCTTTGAGCCAGTTAATAAGCCAGAAGCCAACCGTCTGGATGCCAGACAGGAAAAGCTTTCAGCGGAAATGTCTAATGAAACTTCTAGAATTCTCAATCAATACGTACCAGGAGATGAGACCAGCTTTACGATTATAGCTTTCCCGGTACCGGAAATCGGAGAAGACTTTGAGAAGATTTTTGAAGAGACCATTGCCATCAACACCCTTGATTATGAGAAATATAAGGCGATCCAGCAGGCGGTTATCGATGTTCTCGATGAGGCTGATTACGTGGAGGTAACGGGAAAAGGAAACAACAAAACCCACTTAAAAGTGGCCCTTCACCCGTTGAACGACAGGGATAAGGAAACAAAATTTGAAAACTGTGTGGCTGATGTGAACATTCCCCTTGGAGAGGTGTTTACGTCCCCAAGACTTACAGGAACAGAAGGAACTTTGGCTGTCAGTACGGTATATATTACGGATTTCCAGTTCAAAGACCTTGTCATGACCTTTGAAAATGGTATGATAAAGGACTATTCCTGCAGCAATTTTGAGGATCAGGAGGAAGGAAAAGCACTTGTAAAACAGGTGATCTTAAAGAACCAAGATACCCTTCCCATGGGAGAATTTGCCATAGGAACCAATACCACGGCCTATGCCATGGCCCGTAAGTTCGGAATTCTCGATAAACTGCCTATCCTCATTGTGGAAAAGATGGGCCCCCACTTTGCGGTGGGTGACACCTGCTACAGTTGGGCGGAGGACAGCCCTGTTTACAACCCCAATGGGAAGGAGATCATCGCCAGAGATAATGAGGTTTCCATTCTCAGGAAAGAAGATGTATCAAAGGCCTATTTCAGCTGTCATACGGATATAACCATACCTTATGCGGAACTGGATAGGATCGAGGCTGTCACGGCTTCCGGAAAAAGGATTTTAATTATTGATGACGGCAGATTCGTATTAAAGGGCACTGAGGAATTAAATATTCCATTGGCGGGTCTCTAA
- a CDS encoding methyl-accepting chemotaxis protein, with amino-acid sequence MKNLKIGKRIGLAFGAILVLFLLVSTISVISLRQNNGKFVDFFNNGHQIDVKTLEMRRDIQSAAKNVGYATMSLDLKTTGDYIDAAEADLKTFRDKIQFLRENYQGDLSLVDGIENTLNEAQPFKDQVFGLARENKTRQAADIFFESLNPYFIKVQEDLVEISDIVEEKADANYKNAQQMAGVTQTVVVALQVLAVLATLGFSIFTTRSIVSPVKEIEKAAEEMSKGSLHIQLNYKSKDELGVLADSMRTTISNIGNMIDDISSLLTSLAIGDFRVSSKHQEQYVQDYEPILMAMHGIRNNLSEALFRINQSADLVANGSEQVSSGAQALSQGSTEQASSIQELAAAISDISNQINVNAQNAKEARSTSEESTRNVEKSSEKMSEMNQAMMKISDKSNEIGKIIKTIEDIAFQTNILALNAAVEAARAGEAGKGFAVVADEVRNLASKSGEAAKNTTLLIGESMQAVENGTKITAETAKAMQAVVEGSRRINTIIEEIALASDKQAVAVDQVAQGIDQISCVVQTNSATAEQSAAASEELSGQAQIMKGLVEGFDLYEGEEEKVSSKPRDSRPEKPVYGEAHDVPVLNIDPVYFEEPSFGGGKY; translated from the coding sequence GTGAAGAATTTAAAGATTGGTAAAAGAATTGGACTTGCTTTTGGAGCTATCCTCGTGCTGTTCTTATTAGTTTCCACAATTTCCGTGATAAGCTTAAGGCAAAATAACGGTAAGTTTGTAGATTTTTTTAACAACGGACACCAGATCGATGTAAAGACACTTGAGATGAGACGTGATATTCAGTCTGCAGCTAAAAATGTAGGATATGCAACCATGAGCCTTGATTTAAAGACTACCGGGGATTATATTGATGCTGCGGAAGCGGATTTAAAAACGTTCCGTGACAAGATACAATTTTTAAGGGAAAACTATCAGGGGGACCTGTCCCTGGTGGACGGCATTGAAAATACCTTAAATGAGGCGCAGCCTTTCAAGGATCAGGTGTTTGGTCTTGCAAGGGAAAATAAAACCAGACAGGCAGCAGATATATTCTTTGAATCGTTAAACCCCTATTTTATAAAGGTTCAGGAGGATCTGGTAGAGATCAGTGACATTGTAGAGGAGAAAGCCGATGCCAATTATAAGAACGCCCAGCAAATGGCGGGAGTCACTCAGACGGTAGTGGTCGCTTTACAGGTCCTTGCTGTATTAGCTACCTTAGGCTTTTCTATTTTTACAACTAGAAGCATTGTTTCGCCGGTCAAAGAGATTGAGAAGGCCGCCGAAGAGATGTCAAAGGGAAGCCTTCATATCCAGTTAAATTACAAGTCAAAGGATGAACTGGGCGTTTTGGCCGACAGCATGCGGACCACCATTTCCAATATAGGAAACATGATTGACGATATCAGCAGCTTGTTGACATCATTGGCAATCGGTGATTTCCGGGTCAGCTCCAAGCACCAGGAACAATATGTCCAGGATTATGAGCCTATTCTTATGGCTATGCACGGAATCAGGAATAATTTAAGTGAAGCCCTTTTCCGCATTAACCAATCAGCAGATCTGGTAGCTAATGGTTCGGAGCAGGTATCCTCCGGTGCTCAGGCATTGTCCCAGGGATCAACGGAACAGGCTTCTTCCATTCAGGAGCTTGCGGCTGCTATAAGCGATATATCAAATCAGATAAATGTCAACGCCCAAAATGCAAAAGAGGCTCGTTCTACATCAGAGGAATCAACCAGGAATGTGGAGAAGAGCAGTGAGAAAATGTCGGAAATGAACCAGGCAATGATGAAGATCAGTGATAAGTCCAATGAAATCGGAAAGATTATAAAGACCATTGAGGATATCGCTTTCCAGACCAATATCCTGGCATTGAATGCGGCCGTTGAAGCCGCCCGTGCCGGCGAAGCCGGAAAAGGCTTTGCAGTTGTGGCGGATGAAGTACGTAACCTGGCAAGCAAATCCGGAGAAGCAGCAAAGAACACCACGCTTCTCATTGGAGAAAGCATGCAGGCCGTGGAAAACGGAACCAAGATTACTGCTGAGACAGCGAAGGCTATGCAGGCAGTCGTGGAAGGAAGCAGGCGCATTAACACAATTATTGAAGAGATTGCATTGGCCTCTGACAAGCAGGCGGTGGCAGTTGATCAGGTGGCACAGGGAATCGACCAGATTTCCTGCGTGGTTCAGACGAACTCCGCCACAGCGGAGCAAAGTGCTGCGGCAAGTGAAGAACTGTCAGGCCAGGCCCAGATTATGAAGGGACTTGTTGAGGGGTTTGACCTTTATGAGGGCGAGGAGGAAAAGGTATCCTCAAAACCCAGAGATTCCCGGCCAGAAAAGCCGGTTTATGGAGAAGCTCATGATGTCCCGGTTCTTAACATTGATCCGGTTTATTTTGAAGAACCCTCATTTGGAGGCGGAAAGTATTAA
- the purE gene encoding 5-(carboxyamino)imidazole ribonucleotide mutase encodes MAKVSIVMGSDSDMPVMAQAADVLKKLGVEFEMTVISAHREPDIFFEYAKTAEARGVKVIIAGAGKAAHLPGMCAALFPMPVIGIPMKTSDLGGVDSLYSIVQMPSGVPVATVAIGGGTNAGILAAKILAVSDEALLGRLKEYSENLKNEVAEKAEKLDQIGYQEYLSQMKK; translated from the coding sequence ATGGCAAAAGTATCGATTGTTATGGGAAGTGATTCTGATATGCCTGTTATGGCTCAGGCTGCAGATGTTTTGAAAAAATTGGGAGTGGAGTTTGAGATGACGGTGATCTCCGCCCACAGGGAACCGGATATATTTTTCGAATATGCGAAAACGGCAGAAGCAAGAGGCGTAAAGGTCATAATTGCCGGTGCAGGCAAGGCTGCTCATCTACCGGGGATGTGTGCTGCTCTGTTCCCAATGCCGGTGATCGGCATTCCCATGAAGACTTCGGACCTTGGCGGAGTGGATTCTCTTTATTCTATCGTCCAGATGCCTTCCGGAGTTCCGGTTGCCACTGTTGCGATTGGCGGAGGGACCAATGCTGGAATTCTTGCAGCTAAAATTTTAGCGGTCAGTGACGAAGCGCTTTTAGGAAGGCTTAAAGAATACTCGGAAAACTTGAAAAACGAGGTGGCAGAAAAAGCGGAGAAATTAGATCAGATCGGCTATCAGGAATATTTATCCCAGATGAAGAAGTGA
- the purM gene encoding phosphoribosylformylglycinamidine cyclo-ligase, producing the protein MDYKNAGVDIEAGYKSVELMKKHVQDTMRPEVLGGLGGFSGAFSMSAFKDMEKPTLVSGTDGVGTKLKLAFLMDRHDTVGIDCVAMCVNDIACAGGEPLFFLDYIACGRNYPEKIAEIVSGVANGCKQANAALIGGETAEMPGFYPEDEYDLAGFAVGVVDEKDLITGADVKEGDVLIGIASSGIHSNGFSLVRKVFDMTKESLDTYYEELGKTLGEVLITPTKIYVNSLKSVKNSGAVIKACSHITGGGFYENIPRMLPEGIRAVVEKNSYKVPAIFGLLADKGGIEEEIMYNTYNMGIGMILAVSPADVDTAMEAIRGAGEVPYVIGHTERGEKGVTLC; encoded by the coding sequence ATGGATTATAAGAATGCAGGAGTGGACATTGAAGCCGGATATAAATCGGTTGAATTAATGAAAAAGCATGTGCAGGATACCATGAGACCTGAGGTTCTTGGAGGGCTCGGGGGATTTTCCGGGGCATTTTCCATGTCAGCCTTTAAAGACATGGAGAAACCGACTCTGGTATCAGGAACCGACGGGGTAGGCACAAAGCTGAAGCTTGCATTTTTAATGGACAGGCACGATACCGTTGGAATCGACTGTGTGGCCATGTGTGTCAATGATATCGCATGTGCAGGCGGGGAGCCTTTGTTCTTCCTGGATTATATTGCCTGCGGCAGGAATTACCCGGAAAAAATCGCAGAGATCGTCAGCGGAGTTGCAAACGGCTGCAAGCAGGCCAATGCTGCTTTGATCGGCGGTGAGACCGCGGAGATGCCGGGATTTTATCCTGAGGATGAATACGATCTGGCCGGTTTCGCAGTAGGTGTGGTGGATGAGAAGGATCTTATTACCGGGGCTGATGTCAAAGAGGGGGATGTGCTCATAGGAATCGCCTCATCCGGAATTCACAGCAATGGCTTTTCTCTGGTACGCAAGGTGTTTGACATGACAAAAGAAAGCCTGGATACCTATTATGAAGAACTGGGAAAAACCCTTGGCGAAGTGTTGATCACTCCTACCAAAATTTATGTTAATTCATTAAAAAGTGTAAAAAACAGCGGAGCAGTGATCAAAGCCTGCAGCCACATCACCGGAGGCGGCTTTTATGAAAACATTCCCCGTATGCTTCCTGAGGGTATCCGGGCGGTTGTTGAAAAGAACAGCTATAAAGTGCCTGCCATCTTTGGTCTGCTGGCGGATAAAGGCGGTATTGAGGAAGAGATCATGTACAATACCTATAATATGGGAATCGGAATGATTCTTGCAGTGAGTCCGGCGGATGTGGATACGGCTATGGAAGCAATCCGCGGAGCTGGGGAGGTTCCCTATGTGATCGGCCATACGGAAAGAGGAGAGAAGGGCGTGACCTTATGCTGA
- the purN gene encoding phosphoribosylglycinamide formyltransferase, protein MLKIGILVSGGGTNLQAVLDAIDCGRITNAEVTVVISNNQNAYALERARKHGIEALCISPVDYKEREDFYEALLSTIDQYCLDLIVLAGYLVAIPVSMIQKYRNRIINVHPSLIPSFCGKGYYGLKVHEAALACGVKVTGATVHYVDEGMDTGPILLQKAVEVREGDTPETLQRRVMEEAEWLILPQAIQMIANGQEES, encoded by the coding sequence ATGCTGAAAATCGGGATATTGGTTTCCGGCGGGGGAACCAACCTTCAGGCAGTCTTAGATGCGATAGATTGCGGAAGGATCACCAATGCAGAGGTAACAGTGGTCATCAGCAATAACCAGAACGCATATGCCCTGGAAAGGGCCAGAAAACATGGAATTGAGGCTCTCTGCATATCTCCTGTGGATTATAAGGAGAGGGAAGACTTTTATGAAGCGCTTCTTTCAACGATTGACCAGTACTGCCTTGATCTGATCGTTCTGGCCGGATATCTGGTTGCGATTCCGGTATCCATGATACAAAAGTACAGGAACCGTATCATCAACGTTCATCCATCCCTTATTCCGTCTTTTTGCGGAAAGGGATATTATGGGCTTAAGGTTCATGAAGCTGCCCTGGCCTGTGGGGTGAAGGTTACGGGAGCTACGGTCCACTATGTAGATGAGGGAATGGATACAGGGCCGATTCTTTTACAGAAGGCGGTTGAGGTCCGGGAAGGAGATACACCGGAGACTTTGCAGCGGCGTGTCATGGAAGAGGCAGAGTGGCTTATCCTTCCCCAGGCCATACAGATGATTGCAAACGGACAGGAGGAATCGTAA
- the purD gene encoding phosphoribosylamine--glycine ligase produces the protein MKVLIIGGGGREHAIAWKISRSPKVDKIYCAPGNAGIAEIAECVDMGVMDFDRQVAFAREKEIDLTIIGPDDPLVAGAVDAFEAAGLRVFGPQKRAALLEGSKSFSKDLMKKYGIPTAAYEVFDSLEEALSYVKTAPMPIVLKADGLALGKGVLICGTREEAELGVKDLMLDKRFGSAGDRIVVEEFMTGREVSVLSFVDGKTVKIMTSAQDHKRAKDGDQGLNTGGMGTFSPSPFYTEEVDRFCKRYIYQATVDAMKAEDREFKGIMFFGLMLTEKGPRVLEYNARFGDPETQVVLPRMKNDIVEVFEACIDGTLDQTDLQFEDNAAVCVVLASEGYPEKYEKGYPIDGLEAFKGQEIYFAFHAGSKFDGSGTVVTNGGRVLGVTAIGADLREAREHAYQAAEWVSFENKYMRRDIGKSIDQT, from the coding sequence ATGAAGGTTTTGATCATAGGCGGAGGCGGGCGTGAGCATGCCATTGCATGGAAAATCTCCAGAAGCCCTAAGGTTGATAAAATATATTGCGCCCCTGGAAATGCAGGAATTGCAGAGATTGCAGAATGCGTGGATATGGGGGTAATGGATTTTGACAGGCAGGTAGCATTTGCCAGGGAAAAGGAAATCGATCTGACCATCATAGGACCGGATGATCCTTTGGTTGCCGGAGCTGTGGATGCGTTTGAGGCAGCCGGACTAAGGGTGTTCGGCCCGCAAAAACGTGCGGCTTTGCTGGAAGGTTCCAAGTCATTTTCCAAGGATTTAATGAAAAAGTATGGTATTCCCACAGCAGCATATGAAGTTTTTGATTCTCTGGAAGAGGCATTAAGTTATGTGAAAACAGCCCCAATGCCCATTGTGTTAAAAGCTGACGGCCTGGCTTTGGGAAAGGGAGTCCTGATTTGCGGCACAAGGGAAGAGGCGGAACTCGGGGTAAAGGATTTAATGCTTGATAAACGGTTTGGCTCCGCAGGAGACCGGATCGTGGTGGAAGAGTTTATGACGGGCCGGGAGGTATCGGTGCTCTCCTTTGTGGATGGAAAGACTGTTAAAATTATGACATCCGCCCAGGATCATAAGCGGGCAAAAGACGGAGACCAGGGTCTTAATACAGGGGGAATGGGAACTTTTTCTCCAAGTCCGTTTTATACGGAAGAAGTGGATAGATTTTGTAAGCGATATATTTATCAGGCGACCGTGGATGCCATGAAGGCAGAGGACCGGGAATTTAAGGGTATTATGTTCTTCGGACTGATGCTGACGGAAAAAGGCCCCAGAGTATTGGAATACAATGCCAGGTTTGGTGACCCAGAGACACAGGTGGTGCTTCCCAGGATGAAGAATGACATCGTGGAGGTTTTTGAGGCTTGTATTGACGGAACTCTGGATCAGACAGACCTGCAGTTTGAAGATAATGCGGCGGTCTGCGTGGTATTGGCATCAGAGGGCTATCCGGAGAAGTATGAAAAGGGCTATCCCATTGACGGGCTGGAAGCATTTAAGGGACAGGAGATATATTTTGCCTTTCATGCAGGAAGCAAGTTTGACGGCAGCGGTACAGTGGTGACCAATGGCGGAAGAGTGCTGGGAGTGACGGCAATCGGAGCGGATTTAAGGGAAGCCAGAGAACATGCCTATCAGGCGGCGGAATGGGTATCTTTTGAGAATAAGTATATGAGACGGGATATTGGTAAGAGTATTGACCAGACTTAA
- a CDS encoding helix-turn-helix transcriptional regulator, with amino-acid sequence MEEKIEAVQRMQDYIAEHLSETITLTALSSVSYYSPWYSYRLFLQHTNMTPADYIRRLRLSKSAIKLRDESCKIIDTALDLGFGSVDGYQRAFFREFGCNPREYAKSPVPLYLFTPYGVKYRALRKEKQMETVKSVFVAIEDVQTAISKYDPAVIGAQWDSSNPRIQLEPVGTRGYIELLPIK; translated from the coding sequence ATGGAAGAAAAAATCGAGGCTGTCCAGAGGATGCAGGATTATATTGCGGAACACTTATCAGAAACTATCACACTGACTGCTCTATCAAGCGTTTCCTATTATTCGCCGTGGTACTCCTACCGTCTGTTCTTGCAGCATACCAACATGACGCCAGCCGATTATATCCGGCGCCTGCGGCTCTCCAAGTCAGCAATCAAGCTGCGGGATGAATCCTGTAAAATTATAGATACTGCTTTGGACCTTGGATTTGGCAGCGTGGACGGCTATCAGCGGGCGTTCTTCCGTGAATTTGGGTGCAATCCCAGGGAATATGCGAAAAGCCCCGTTCCGCTCTATCTTTTCACGCCTTATGGAGTCAAATACCGCGCACTCAGAAAGGAGAAACAGATGGAAACTGTAAAAAGTGTATTTGTGGCCATTGAAGATGTGCAGACAGCAATCAGTAAATACGATCCAGCTGTCATTGGCGCACAGTGGGATTCATCAAACCCTCGCATCCAGCTTGAGCCTGTCGGCACAAGAGGTTACATTGAACTTCTGCCAATCAAATGA